The DNA sequence CCTACAACCCGCACTGGCCCGGCTGGCCCGCCGTCGATGCCATCCGGACGCGGCTCTGCCCCGCGCCCCCCGTGCCCAAAACCGAGTGGCTGACGCTGAGCCACACCCTGGAAGCCGACGCGGCCCTGGGCAGCCAGGTAATGAGCTTTTACAAAGCCGAGTACTGGAACCCGCTGGGCCTGGACGGAGTCAATTCGCAGCCCATTGCCGACCAGCTGGCCGACCACGGCGTGAATGCCGGCGTGGCGCGCCCGGCCAAAATGCTGCAGTACCTGCTCAATACCGAGTTTGGGGCGCACCTGGTGGTCGATGGGAAAGTAGGGGCCCAGACCATTGCCACGCTGAATGCCGTGGACCAAGCCCGCTTCTACGCCCGCTTTATTGCCATGCGGCGCGCCTTCTACGATTACCGGGCCGGCAGCTTTTCGCCCGCCGACGCGCAGGCCCTGGCCGCCTGGCACCAGTTCTTTCACACCGAGCTGCACCTGGTGCCCGACGACCGGATGCAGAAATACCTGGCCAGCTGGCTGGGGCGCACCCAGGAAAAATTCGTCGCCTAGCGTCGGCTTTCTGCGGGTTCTGGCTCAGCTCCGGGGCCAGAACCCGCTCGGTTTCTTCCGGCTCTTATTACCCTTACAGCCTGTTATCGGTGAAGAATTTTACCCGGTTTCTATTCTCAATGCAAACAGGAAGTGCTTGTAGGCTTCTTGTTGTAAATCAGATGCATATTTTTTTGAAAAAGGCGGGCAGTCTATTGGCCGTTGTGGCCTTGTTGGCCGGGCTGCCGGGTGGCGCCCGGGCCCAGCAGCCGGTTATCGAGCGGGTCTACGTCACGGATGACCCGCGGCAGGATTCGGTGTTCGCGCTGGGCAGCACCATCGTGCTGGAAGTACGGGGGCTGAACCGGTGGCTGCGGTTTCAGGAAGAGCTGCTGGTGCACCAGGGCCTTACTCCCGAGAAAGCCCACGACAAGGCGCGCGACCTGGTACTCTACATCGACGATGCCCCGTTGGTGGGCATGCCACCCCTGGCCCTGTACGTCGATGAGTCCGGGGCCGACTCGGTGCTGACGGCCCGGGCCCTGGCCAAAGCCCAGGCCCAGGCGGCCGCCGACTCCACAGTGGCAACGCCCGGCGCGGCCGACCCCGTGCTGCAGGTGCTGCTGGATGAATACCCAATCGGCGTACCCGATAAAGTGATATTCAAGCTGCGCCGCGACGTGAGCAACTACAACTACTGGGACATCGTCTACGACTCGCCCTGGGACTATTCGCACGCCGGGCGGCTGGGCCTGGGCTACGAGGACCGAGTCTTTACCGAGCTGCACCCGCGCCGGGGCAACACTATCCGTGTGGAGCTGATTCAGCCCGCCACGCTCTGGGTTGCTATCCTGGGCACCATCGGGCTGGGCTTGGGGCTGCTGGTGCTGGGGCGGCGCTCGTGGCTGCTGCGCACCACGGCCAGCACCCCAGTGGGCGCGGGCAGCCCGGCGGCCACGGTGGGCGCGTTGCAGCCGGCATTTAGTCTGGCCAAAGTGCAAATGGCCTGGTGGACCTTCGTTATCCTAGGCAGCTTTCTGGTGATTTACTGCGTCTCGGGCGAAATGCCGGACATTTCCACCACGTCGCTGGCGCTGCTGGGCATCAGCGGGGGCACCACTGCCCTGAACGCCCTGATTACGTCCGGCTCTGCCGACCCGGCCACGGTGGCAGCGGGGCCGCAAACCAGCCGGGGCTGGCTGACCGACATTGTCTCCGACGACCACGGCCTGAGTTTGAATCGGTTGCAGCAGGTGGTTATTTCCCTGATGATGGGCTACTTCTTCGTGCGCACCGTCTACAACACGGTAGCCATGCCCGTCTGGACCGACAACCAGATTCTGCTGCTGGGCATCAGCAACGCCACGTACCTGGGCCTGAAATGGCAGGAAAGCCGCACGCCCAGCGTCCCCGTCGATACCGCCCCGCCGCCGGCCCCGGCCGCCGCTAGTTCCCAAGCGACCAGCCCGGACTTTCTACCGGCCACCGATGCGGCGACCTCGCCGGCTTAAGAGTGGGCTAGGAATGGATAAGGACACGCCGACAATTACCACCTGGAAGCCCCGAACCAGCCCCGCCCGGATAAAATAGCCGCCTGCTTCGGCTAGTTCGGGGCCGTGTCGTCCAGCTCCGGCTCGTCCACCTCCGGCATTACTTCCGCGGAATCAACTGGCCCGGCCGGAACTTCCGCCGAATCGAGTACGGCCGCTGATGGCTCCGGCTCGGCGTCCGTCCCAACCGAATCCGGCTGGTATTGGTCGGCGTCTGGCGCGGCGGCGGCCGCAGGCGTGGCCGGGGCCGGGCGGGGTTTCGCCGAAGTACTACGGCTTGTCGGCGGGCCGCTGGTCAGCTTCGAGGCCAGGTGCAGCACGCCCCACACGCCCCAGCCCAGCCCCCCGGCCAGGGCCGCCACCACGGCTACCCGGTGCCACTGCAGCTGCCAGCCCGCCGCGGGCCGCGCCGCCGCCGCCCGACGAGGTGGGCGCGCCGCCGCCGGAGCTGCGGGCGGCACGGGAGCAACCGGCCCCGGCGCCGGAGCGGGGTGCTGGACAGCAGGCGAAGCCGGGCGGGCCTGCAGCTGCTGCATCAACGTGCCCAGCTGCTCGATGCGGCTGTCGAGCAGCTGATTGCGGACCGCGGCTTCGCTCTGGGCGGCCCGCACGGCTTCCTGCAAAGCGGCCTTTTCCTGCATTTCAACGGCTAGGCGCTGCTGTAGCGCCTGCGTTTCCGGGGCCATAGCTGAAGCCGCCCGAAGCTGGGTCTGCAAGTCCTGAATCAGCTGGTCGCGGGCGGCTTCCCGGGCGGCGGCGGCGTGCTGCTGGGCCTGCACTTCCTCCCGCACCTGCTGACGGATCTGTGCCAGCCGCCGCTGCTCGGCGCGGCCGGCGGCCTCGGCGTCTTCTGCGGGGTAGCCGTAGGGCCGGTCGGCCGGAATATCCTCGGCCCCCAGCCAGTGCCAGAGCTGCCTGGCCTTATGCTCCCAGAACCCCATAGGCGCCACCAGCTCCGAGACTTCCTCCACCACGTCTTCCTCGAAGACGCGGGTGGGCATGTCGGTGGCTAGTTCCCGCACCCAGCCCTGCAGTGCTTCCTCGCTCAGCTCAATTTCCGCGCGGGTAAGCTGCTGAAGCCGCCGGGGGAGGTGCGCCGGGTGGCGCAGCAGCTGGAAGCCGTCGGCGCCGGGCTGCTGGCGGAGCCGGGGCTCCATGGTGGCATCAAACGTGACGGGTGCGGCAAACAGCACCACGGCCGTAAGGGCCGGGGCGGGAATGGGCCGGGCGCTCAGATCGGTCCCCAGCCAGTCGGCCAGCACCGGCTGCTGGCGCCGGAACCGGGCAAAAGGATTGGCCAGGGCTTCTTCCGCCAGGGGCTTGCCGTCCAGCAGCCAGGGCCCATCCAGGCTTGGCAGACTAAGCTGGCCGCTGCCGGGCACAAATAGCAGGGCCGTGATGCCGTGCCGCCGCACCACCACGGCGTCGATGGGTTCCTCCGCGAGCAGAAAGTTGCCCAGCAGCACGGTCGTGCCGGGGTGGGCTTCGGCTTGTAGCGCTTCCAGCACGGCATCGTACTGCGCCTGGCAGGCCGGGTCGGCGAAGGGCGCAAACAGAAGGCTGTGCAGCATGGGTAACCGGGAAAGAAGTGGGTGAGGATTCGGCTATACGTGGGCGCCGGGGCGGCTGAGCCGCTTGGCAGTACGCAGGCCCTGCCGGGCCGGTTATCAGCCCGGGGCGCGGTTAGCCAGGTCTTATATCGAGTGATGGATAGAAACAGCAGCGCGGCCGCTGCCCGCCCGCTCACCGGAATCAGAAAGCAGTCATAATTATTCTTATGATCTAAACTAACGGATTAAGATGGTTGCTGTAACGTGACCATTCCCAGCTGTTCCAGCTCTTTCCACACCCGGTGTACGGGCAGGCCCATCACGTTGAAGTAGGAGCCTTCGAGCTTGGTCACGGCTACCATGCCAATCCAGTCCTGAGCCCCGTAGGCGCCGGCTTTGTCCAGGGGCTGGTACTGGCGCACGTAGAACTCAATTTCGGCCGGCGTCAGGGCCCGGAAAGTGACGCGGGTCTGGTCGGAGAATACCGTGCGCTGCCCCGTGCCGCTGAGCAAACACACGCCGGTGTACACATCGTGGGTGCGGCCCTGCAGGCGAGTGAGCATGGCGCGGGCTTCGGCCTCGTCGGCGGGCTTGTTGAGCACGTCGTCGTCGAGGCACACGATGGTATCGGCCGTGAGCACCACCTCGTCGGGGGCCAGGTCGGGGCGGTAGGCCTCGGCTTTGTGGGCGGCCAGAAACTCGGCTACCTCGGCCCGGTGCAGGTGGGGCGGAAAGCTTTCATCCACTTCCCGCAGGCGCACCTCGTAGCGCAGGCCCAGGTCGGTGAGCAGCTGCCGGCGGCGGGGCGAGTTAGAGGCCAGAACCAGGCGCAAGGTGGGGCGTGTAGAAGGCATTGTCGTGTTCGTCGTCGCGGATGGAGGTAAAGAGAAATCCGCCGATGGTTTTGGGGTAGAAAAACGTGGATTTGGGCGGCATTACGGCCCCGGAGTGGCACACCCGCTCGACTTCCTCCATCGTCACTTCATTCACGATGAGGGCGGCGCGGGCTTCCTGCCGGTCGACGCGGCTGAGGCACTCCGGGAAGTTGCGCACGTAGGCCACGCCCGGCCAGGTGCGCTGGGCGTCGGGCCCCACAATGCCCAGGGCCTTTTCCAGCACGAAAAAGTGCAGCACGGTCAAATCCAGGGCTTTGACTTCGGGGGTAGTGTCCCAAGTGAGCTGTTCGTGCACCTCGGGCCGCAGGCGCAGCTTATAGGCCTGCCCACCGATATACAGGCCAAAGGCCCAGGGCTTGCCGGCAATCAGCTCGGGCAAATCGTAGATGTCGTCTTTGGGCAGCACGGTAAAGTACGGCTCCAGCCGGGTCAGAAACTCCGCATCCGTCAGGCCCGCGGGCAGCTCCAGCAGCAGGCGGTGGGTGGGCAGAATGCGCAGGTCGTCGGCCGCCGCGTTGGTCAGGTACATCAGGTGGAAGTGCCAGGGCTCCCGGCCCGAGTTGGCGGGCGCGGCGGCCATGCGGGCCTGCCGGTAGGCCAAGGAGCCTTCGTAGCGGTGGTGCCCGTCGGCCAGAATTACCTCGCGCCCGGCCATCACCTGCTGAAAGCGGCGGATAATGGCCGCGTCCTGAATCACGGCCAGCACGTCGCGGGCGCCCTGGTAGTCTTCCTCGGTCTGGTAAAGCGGGTCGGCAATGGCCTCGTCGAGGTAGCGCTCCAGCTCGAAGTCCTCGTCGCGGTAGAGGCCGTGGGTGGCGCTGGTCTGAAACTGGGTGCGGGCCAGCAGCTCGGCCCGGTCGTTCACGGCCCCGGGCAGGGTATTTTCGTGGCGCAGCACCACGTTTTCACTCCAGTCGTAGGCCCGGATGTGGCACATAAAGCCCTTGCGGCAGTACTCGCGGGGGCTGCCCGGCAACCGGAAATACTGGTAATAGACGTAAATGCCCGGCATTTCGTCCTGGCGCAGCACGCCCTGCTGCTGCCACTGCTGCAGGCGCGCCAGGGCTTCGCCGGCCGGGTCGCCGCCGCGCGGCACCGAGAGGTGAATGCTGTTCAGCTCGTTGCGGTAGAGGGCCTCGCGCTGCTTGGTCGATACCACGTCGAACAAGGGCGAAACGTAGTCGTCGATGTGGGCGCTCAGGTCCGCGTTGTAGCGCCAGCCGCGGACGGGTTGAATTTCAGCCAAACTGTGAATGAGTGAGATGGTGAGGTGGTGAGATGGTGAGGTGGTGAGATGGTGAGGTGGTGAGATGGTGAGGTGGTGAGATGGTGAGGTGGTGAGGTGGTGAGGTGTTCTACATGCGCCGTACTGTGCCGGCAGAACGAAAACTCACCATCTCACCACTTCACCGTCAGGGCGCCAGGCGGCTCAGCGTCCAGCCCTGGCCGGCGCGCTCGTACACGATTCGGTCGTGGAGGCGGCTGGGGCGGCCCTGCCAGAACTCAACCCGCTCGGGCCGCACTATGTAGCCGCCCCAGTGCGCGGGGCGCGGTAGTGGGTCCTGGCCGGCAAAGCGCTGCTCCACGTCCCGTTCCTGGGCTTCCAGCTCTTCCCGGCTCCCGATTACCTGGCTCTGGGGCGAGGCCCAGGCCCCGATCTGGCTGCTGCGCGGCCGGCTCTGGAAGTAGTTGTCCGACAACGATTCGGGGGCTTTTTCCACCCGGCCTTCCACCCGCACCTGCCGCTCCAGGCCGGGCCAGAAAAAGGTGAGGGCCGCCAGGGGCCGCTCGCTCAAATCGTGGCCCTTGCGGCTGTCGTAGTTGGTATAGAACAGAAACCCCGCGTCGTCGGGCAGGCCCTTGAGCAGCACCACCCGGGCCGAGGGCTGGCCGGCGGCATTCACCGTGGAAACGGTCATGGCCGTGGGCTCGTCGAGGTGGGCGCTCAGGGCCTCGTCGAGCCACTGGCGGAACTGGCGCACGGCATCAGCCTGCACGTCGGCCTCCGACAGGGTGCGTTGCGAATACGTCTGGCGCAGGTCGGCTAATTGTTGATCTGTCATGTGGTGAACCCCCGAAAAAATAGAGTGCAGTGGCTTTAGAGGCGCAAGGTAGTATATTGACCGCACCCTTGGGAACCTAGCGCGGCCTTCGCTGCGTAGGGTAAAAGCGACACCGCGCATTTTCTGCGGCCAATGTGCCCGGCCGATTGTTTGTCCTTACTCAAGCCCCGAACCGCGACGTACGCTTGCTGGCAAGCGTAGTTTTACCGGCCTTTTGCGTATCGTTCATTCCTCAACCCGTTTTCCATGCCTCGGCTACGCGACAGTAGTTTATTGATTTCGCAGCCCTTTCTGGGCGACCCGAACTTCGAGCGGACGGTGGTGCTGATGTGCCGCCACTCCGAGGAGGAGGGTTCCTTTGGGCTGGTGCTCAACCGCACGTCGAACCTGCTGCTGGGCGACGTGCTGGAGCTGCCCGGCGGCGACGCCTCCCCGGCCGCGCGCCTGCCCCTGGGCCTGGGCGGCCCCGTTTACCCCGACACGCTGCACTACCTGCACCGCCGCGCCGACGTGCCCAACGCCACCGCGCTGGGGCAGGGCGTGTACTGGGGCGGCGATTTTCAGGTGGTGCTGGGCCTGCTGCTCAGCGGCGAGCTGGCCGCCGATGATATTCGCCTGTACGTCGGCTATTCGGGCTGGACGGCGGGCCAGTTGGAAGAGGAAGTGAAGGAAAATGTTTGGATAGTGCACCCCAATGCTGCCGGGAAAGTATTTACTTTGAATAATGATGCCTTCTGGCAAGCCATTTTGCGTGAAAAAGGGGGCCGCTTCCGGGTCCTGTCCAACTATCCGCTCGACCCCCGCCTAAATTAGCTTTTGCTTTCTTCGCTGCCGGGCCACCCATTCCTTTCCTGCGCCAGGCCTTTTCCTTTGACCTATGTTACCTGAAAACGAGAATTCCGCCCCCAACCACTCCGATGCTTCTTCGGAGTCGCCGATGAGCATTCTGGAGCGCCGC is a window from the Hymenobacter aquaticus genome containing:
- a CDS encoding glycoside hydrolase family 108 protein, encoding MANFAHYFPTLLANEGGYCHDPLDPGGETYRGIARAYNPHWPGWPAVDAIRTRLCPAPPVPKTEWLTLSHTLEADAALGSQVMSFYKAEYWNPLGLDGVNSQPIADQLADHGVNAGVARPAKMLQYLLNTEFGAHLVVDGKVGAQTIATLNAVDQARFYARFIAMRRAFYDYRAGSFSPADAQALAAWHQFFHTELHLVPDDRMQKYLASWLGRTQEKFVA
- a CDS encoding Maf family nucleotide pyrophosphatase; amino-acid sequence: MRLVLASNSPRRRQLLTDLGLRYEVRLREVDESFPPHLHRAEVAEFLAAHKAEAYRPDLAPDEVVLTADTIVCLDDDVLNKPADEAEARAMLTRLQGRTHDVYTGVCLLSGTGQRTVFSDQTRVTFRALTPAEIEFYVRQYQPLDKAGAYGAQDWIGMVAVTKLEGSYFNVMGLPVHRVWKELEQLGMVTLQQPS
- a CDS encoding DUF1015 domain-containing protein, with product MAEIQPVRGWRYNADLSAHIDDYVSPLFDVVSTKQREALYRNELNSIHLSVPRGGDPAGEALARLQQWQQQGVLRQDEMPGIYVYYQYFRLPGSPREYCRKGFMCHIRAYDWSENVVLRHENTLPGAVNDRAELLARTQFQTSATHGLYRDEDFELERYLDEAIADPLYQTEEDYQGARDVLAVIQDAAIIRRFQQVMAGREVILADGHHRYEGSLAYRQARMAAAPANSGREPWHFHLMYLTNAAADDLRILPTHRLLLELPAGLTDAEFLTRLEPYFTVLPKDDIYDLPELIAGKPWAFGLYIGGQAYKLRLRPEVHEQLTWDTTPEVKALDLTVLHFFVLEKALGIVGPDAQRTWPGVAYVRNFPECLSRVDRQEARAALIVNEVTMEEVERVCHSGAVMPPKSTFFYPKTIGGFLFTSIRDDEHDNAFYTPHLAPGSGL
- the pdxH gene encoding pyridoxamine 5'-phosphate oxidase, translating into MTDQQLADLRQTYSQRTLSEADVQADAVRQFRQWLDEALSAHLDEPTAMTVSTVNAAGQPSARVVLLKGLPDDAGFLFYTNYDSRKGHDLSERPLAALTFFWPGLERQVRVEGRVEKAPESLSDNYFQSRPRSSQIGAWASPQSQVIGSREELEAQERDVEQRFAGQDPLPRPAHWGGYIVRPERVEFWQGRPSRLHDRIVYERAGQGWTLSRLAP
- a CDS encoding YqgE/AlgH family protein; its protein translation is MPRLRDSSLLISQPFLGDPNFERTVVLMCRHSEEEGSFGLVLNRTSNLLLGDVLELPGGDASPAARLPLGLGGPVYPDTLHYLHRRADVPNATALGQGVYWGGDFQVVLGLLLSGELAADDIRLYVGYSGWTAGQLEEEVKENVWIVHPNAAGKVFTLNNDAFWQAILREKGGRFRVLSNYPLDPRLN